The region TGGCCACCTTTATTGGTTTGTTGTCGTTGCGTGGTTACGAGCAATTAATCGCGAGCGCCCAATTCAGCCCTGCCGACTTGATTCCCCATATTAGCCAGATCTTCTTGCGCGGCATTGTCGCACCAACTGGAAGTTAATTGATAGCAAGGAATCATAGAACCATGACACAATCACAAGCGCACATAGATGCCGATGATCCAACGGCGCAAATTTTTCAGCCCAGCGCGATTGAAAATCCCTATCCATTGTTTGCCCAAATGCGGGCCAAAGCGGCGGTATTGGCGGTTCCTTCGCCCTATGAATTTGTCAAAGCCGATGCTTGGCTAGTAACCCGCTATGCCGAAGCAGTCCAAGTATTAAAGGATAGCCGCTTCACGGTCGATGCGACGATACTCAACCCTGAGGCTGGCGTATTTGGCCAAACTGCCTCGGAAGGAGCCGAAGATCGCAGCTTCTTGGGCGCGAAATCGATGGTTAGCGCCGATGGAGCCGAGCATTCGCGCTTACGCAGTTTGGTTGCCAAAGCCTTTACCCCGCGCTATATCGAACAGCTTCGCCCACGCATCCAAGAGCTTGCCGACGAATTGCTCGATCAGGTGCAGGCTCAAGGCGCGATGGATTTGGTGAAGGATTATGCTTATCCTTTGCCAATTAATGTAATCTCCGAAATGCTAGGCGTACCAGCTCATGAACGCGACCAAATGCGCCAGTGGTCGGACGCATTGACCAGCCATAGCCCCGAAAGCCAAGGCCAATTGCGCGATTTTGCTATGTATGTGCAAAAACTGATCGCTGATAAACGCCACAATCCCCAAGCCGATCTGATTAGCAAGTTGGTCGAGTTGGAAGCCACAGGCGATGCCCTCAGCGAATCAGAATTATTGGCAACCGCAGGCTTGTTAATTTTTGCAGGCCACGAAACCACCTCGAATTTAATTAGCATTGGCTCGTTGATGTTGCTTGATCATCCTGAGCAACGCGCCCGCTTGCAAGCCGACGCAAGTCTTATTCCAACAGCCGTCGAAGAATTATTGCGTTTCAATGGGCCGATCTTCAGCCCCGCCCCGCGCTTTGCACTCGAAGATCTGGAGATCGCAGGCCAGCCGATCCGTCGTGGTGATTTGGTGCTAGTAGCGCTCGGCTCGGCCAACCACGATCAAAGCGTTTTCAATGATCCTGAATCGTTGGATGTGGCGCGTGAAATTAGTCGCCAACTCGCCTTTGGCCATGGCGTGCACTTCTGTTTGGGTGCGCCACTCGCTCGCTTAGAAGGCGAAATCGCTTTCAGCAGCTTATTGAAGCGCATTCCCAACTTGCAACTAGCCGTGCCACGCGAACAAATTAAATGGCGCGATAACCTAAATTTACGGGGTCTCAAAGCCCTACCGGTGATCTTCTAGATCACTGTTTCGATCAACCATTCATTCTTATCACAGGAGTCGATCGATGCGTTTACACGACAACGTTGTCATCATTACCGGAGCCGCCTCAGGTATGGGACTTGCGATGGCTACCCGCTTCGCAGCCGAAGGAGCCAAATTAGTGCTTGGCGATTGGAATGCTCAGCGGCTCGAAGCAGCGGTTGCCACGATTCAGGCCAGCGGAGCAGCGGTGGTTGGTTCACAGGGAAACATTGCCGATCACGCGACTGCCGAAGCCTTAGTTGATTTAGCCATCAGTACCTACGGCCATCTCGATGTACTTTGCAACAACGCCGGGGTGATGGATTCGATGCAAGGAGTTGCCGAGGTTTCTGATGATATGTGGCGGCGGGTTTTGGGAATCAACCTCGAAGGCCCGATGTTCACCAGTCGGCGGGCACTCAAATTTATGTTGGAGCGTGGTAGTGGCGTGATTGTCAACGTCGCTTCGACGGCGGGAATTCATGGTGGTGCTGCTGGTGCAGCCTACACCGCCTCGAAACATGGCTTGGTTGGGCTAACGCGTAACACCGCATGGATTTACGCCAAACGCAACATTCGTTGTAACGCGATTTGCCCAGGCGGTACGATCACTAACATCGTTGAATCGATGGATCGCACAGCGATTGCGCCAGCCGATGCAGCGCGGGTTGGCGAATTTACTGCGTTGGCTCCAGCCTACCTCGAACCTGCGGATATTGCCAATTTGGCCTTGTTCTTGGCTTCGGATGAGTCGCGGCATATCAACGGAGCGATTATTCCAGCTGATGCTGGCTGGGCTGCGGTTTAGAATTGTGGCTTCAGGCCCAACTCTGCTCGCAGGGCGGGTTGGCGCTTCCGTAATCCATAAGCGCACTTCAGTAGACGTTTGGTTGCTGCAAAAATTAAATAAAAAGGTCAAGCCCGTAGTGCCGAGTAGGGGCAGCACTGCGGGCTTGACGCTGGCGATTAATTACAAATTGCCACGTTTGGCTTGTTCGCGTTCAATCGCTTCAAATAGGGCTTTGAAATTTCCAGCACCAAAGCCACGGCTGCCTTTGCGTTGAATGATCTCGTAGAACACGGTTGGCCGATCGCCAACTGGTTTGGTAAAGATTTGCAAGAGGTAGCCTTCATCGTCACGATCGACCAAAATCCCCAATTGTTGCAGGGTATTGTAGTCTTCGTCGATATGACCAACCCGACCAGCCAAGGCCGAGTAGTAGGTATCCGGCGTGCGCAAAAATTCCACGCCATTATCGCGCAGTTGTTGCACGGTTTTGATGATGTCAGGCGTAATCAAGGCAATATGTTGAGCACCTGGGCCACGGTAATAATCGAGATATTCGTCGATTTGCGATTTTTTGCGGCCTTCAGCTGGCTCATTGATTGGGAATTTGATCCGACCTGTGC is a window of Herpetosiphon gulosus DNA encoding:
- a CDS encoding cytochrome P450; this encodes MTQSQAHIDADDPTAQIFQPSAIENPYPLFAQMRAKAAVLAVPSPYEFVKADAWLVTRYAEAVQVLKDSRFTVDATILNPEAGVFGQTASEGAEDRSFLGAKSMVSADGAEHSRLRSLVAKAFTPRYIEQLRPRIQELADELLDQVQAQGAMDLVKDYAYPLPINVISEMLGVPAHERDQMRQWSDALTSHSPESQGQLRDFAMYVQKLIADKRHNPQADLISKLVELEATGDALSESELLATAGLLIFAGHETTSNLISIGSLMLLDHPEQRARLQADASLIPTAVEELLRFNGPIFSPAPRFALEDLEIAGQPIRRGDLVLVALGSANHDQSVFNDPESLDVAREISRQLAFGHGVHFCLGAPLARLEGEIAFSSLLKRIPNLQLAVPREQIKWRDNLNLRGLKALPVIF
- a CDS encoding SDR family NAD(P)-dependent oxidoreductase yields the protein MRLHDNVVIITGAASGMGLAMATRFAAEGAKLVLGDWNAQRLEAAVATIQASGAAVVGSQGNIADHATAEALVDLAISTYGHLDVLCNNAGVMDSMQGVAEVSDDMWRRVLGINLEGPMFTSRRALKFMLERGSGVIVNVASTAGIHGGAAGAAYTASKHGLVGLTRNTAWIYAKRNIRCNAICPGGTITNIVESMDRTAIAPADAARVGEFTALAPAYLEPADIANLALFLASDESRHINGAIIPADAGWAAV